CAGGAGGTTTTGTAGAGGATCATTTAGACTGTCAGGTAGTTTTCTAAGAACACGGAGTCTCAGCAGTCtgtgtaggagtgtgtgtgtgtgtgtgtgtgtgtgtgtgtgtgtgtgtgtgtgtgtgtgtcctttagAGATtgtcaatcatcatcatcatcatcatcatcatcatcatcatcatcatcatcatcaaatcaGGGTCATCTGCAGGTCAGACTTCTCAGTGGTGCGACTGTTCAGCTCCTCCCCGCCACCGCTGCCAACAAACCCCAGCCGGGCCATTTCGCTGCGCCGTTTCCACGGCGACCCGTTCTCCTCCGTCACTTCGACGACCGCACCGTCTCCTGCAGCGACAGGCGGGAGCGCGCCGAAGGCAGGGGCACCATCACGGTCTGGACGCCGCTCAGCCTCCACGGGAGCAGACCCAGGAAGTTGTCCTGGTGGTGCGTGTCCAGTGTGAAGCTGAGGGCCCGCTGAGGGGGCGCCGGAGGAGGATTGTGGGTAGTGTAGTTCCTCTTCGACGGGGTAGTAGAAGGTGGAGGAAGATGTTGGGGAGGGAGAAGAGTTGTCACTGCgttcctggagagagagagacggagagggagtgagagaagaagagacagatgaatgatggatggatggatggatgaacacAGCGATGACTCagtggatggatgatggatggataagGAGTGCAGCGTGAGGAGAAAATAAAAGGTAAAAGGTCTGTCTTCGTTAAGACAAGAGCGTCTCATTAAGCTGCAGGTCAAATTTAACGTCACCGTGATCACCAGCAAACTCAACTTTCTTACCTGGAGTGTTTTTGATCAGTCTAAAGATGCTGAGTGTTGgagatgtctgccttctctccaaTATAATAGAACTAGATAACACCCAAAAAACTATATTTGAAATCACAACAGCAGCGTCTCTTTACACAAATCAAATGTGTTAAAAGGTCATGTAACAGAGCTGAATATTTGAGCTGGATTTAGTCTCTTCGGGAgtcctgtactacgaagccagttcaacacacccagggtatcttctccttatctggtttaactaaccctaaccaccgacatcccgctaagcggtcctacgacgcttgttatcaactcggtaagtcaaccccgggtttctcagtctggtaTGAGctcgttcacatgaacggggcggtgtttgcagcatctaaccaatcacaaacatggacaagtatactgtcagcagagcggcacgtTTTACAAACTATAATATCAGACAAATATgaggaagttaaacacataatccagactaaaagtaacatcgTCGAAGCGGCTAAATGCAGGAAggaaaaactcccgatgtgtgaatgcgtaaattaacagatttatcaATTTAActgaatactcaaaagtcagatatagtcgtagatgaggcagtgatattataaacaGCTTTCAGAAtataatagataaatatattacACTTCATTATACCATTTGAACAATGAAGTGGAGTGAATGATTATtccagccttctttcagctgcgtctccggcggtgtgaagtacaggcctctggtaaGAGACAAAATATGTATTTCTAATTTtagggtgaactgtccctttaaagttgGATGTTTTGGGGAAACAAGCTTCTTCACTTTGGAGTCTGGAGAAGTATCAGATAGGACTGAAGTCATCATTAACATCCGACTCTTATTGAACAGCAATCATTCAGCTTTCACAAAGTCCTGTTTGCTGGTGATCAAGGAAACATTTACCTCATAAACTTTGACATGCGATTTGATTGACActcaaaaaaataacaacaacatgcaGGTTTCAAGGGTTAAAATGAAGTTCAGCAAACATTTTGCATGAGCAGGGAAGTTAAAGATAACAGCCAGAACCAGATCACAGCAGCATGAGACATGAAGTCCAACCGGACCTGCTCCTTAATCCAGCTATGACAACATTTCATCCGCCAGCTTAAAAGATGACGGTCGCAAAAGAAAAATTGTGACTGTAACACGAAGGGTTCATGCAGTTTACAAGCAACACGTACGAACAAGTGACGCTGCAGTCGCCAGAGAGGCGGGGCGGGATCGAACGGCGGCTGCTAAGGAAACGGAGAGGCAGTGGGGGCTTGGTGATTGGACGATGAGCAGCGGTGGGAGGGGCAGGAAGTAGAAGGCAGCAGGGCTCATTTGGGGAAGGTTAGTACGTCACTGTCACACCTCACTCTctgaaaagcacacacacatacgcagagGAAATacagaaagacacagagagggttagcaggaaaagaaaagagaaagagaaagcgaTGATGAAGTTCTGCTGGGAGTCAGGAACGCTGTAAACGTTATTAAGACGTGAATAATGACACACAACGtggaaaacaaacagctgagacagagagacttcAAAAGATCAGATGAttgagaaagaaaaggaaaaaatggtTTGACCCGACTCGTgtgtagatggatggatggatggatggatggatggatggatggatggatggatggatggatggatggatggatggactctCATTATAACATAACGTAAAAATATGAAAAGGTGGTGAGAAGCTGGGACGTCATTAATCGATGGCAGATCAATAGGAAGACGATGATGTCTGGGTGGGACGGGTTATGATGGAGGATGAGGACGCTGCCAACAAACAGCAGTCAGACACGAGTTGAGCAAGCACATCTGCCTACAAGCTTGGGTCAAAATGGactggggtcaaaggtcagttaCCAGGAATATCTCATGCAGCAAACAGCAGCATACTTTAcgccccgtttccaccgcaggaactttcccccggagCTTACAACTTTTTGAGGAACTCGTTGCGTTTCGCCctcagggaccagggtctacaTTAAGTTCTGGGGCCTTTTTAAACCCCCCCAAAAAGTCCCTGTTtgggggggtagtactttccgAAAGTACTGGAACTTTCGGGTTGGAGTTGGCAGGGATGACCGTCCGCCGCTGCTTTAACtcgtgtaccgcttcattcataaaaaagGAAGTACTCCAGTATCGATGTAGGACCTTTTGAGGACGAGGGGAAAGCATTTCTCTTTGCCGTTAATAAATAACCAttaaacactcaacagatgattcaCTGTGGAGACTCTtagtttcattcattacatccaacgtgcagcAGTACAGTAAATATCGGCGTTGCAACGTTTATCTCTTTCCAGCGTGTTCTTTAgagtaaaccagcagcagcccTCATCACGTGTCACGTTGCTTcttcatacgtcagcggactagTTTGTTTAAccttcgcaggtctttagaccgcggtggaaacgcagacaacagtgagctgaaggaaccttttagtttaGTGGAAACCCTTCAGATGCTTTAGCCTTTGACCCATTTTGAGGAGCAAACTCTGAATCTCAAATACAGTTCAGCCAAATCAATCTATCAGCCTGCTGTTTCTACAGACTCCAGCTGGGACTGTAAAGGATTGTTCCGTAGGTGGTGAGACTCTTCACCAGCTAGCAGCAGCTTTAGGATGGATGAACACTACAGGCTTCACTCTGAGCTCCTATAGTGTGCAGGGTAAATGCTCATTATGGGGAGGCTGGTGGTTTAATTGGTGGGGTATGGGGAGGCGTGGGAGGTCATGGGGTCACATACGTGCTGCATTCACCACTGCAGAATGGCGTATACCTCTGTATACAAGGGCTGGACAGCCGTCTGGCCTGACGGATCTGAAAACAACAGTTTACAGCTCAGTTACAGTCATGAGAAGAGCTCCTTTCCAGAATAGCACACATCCATCCACGGAGGCCTCACTGCCCTGAAGACAATCCAGACAGGAAGTGGAGCTCTATAAAAGTTTACTGTTAAACTGTTAGTAAGGGcgataaaatgttaaaaatgttcCTGTCTTGAAATGTTAAGTAGTCCTTTAAAATGAGGTGAATCTactgtactagggctgtcaaagcgataataatgctttaacgctaatttgttttaacgccaataatttctttaacgcattaatgcaacttgtgatttttagctagagttttgttttatttttttcaactagagtgaagatactggtatcatataaactataaaacctgatgaatccatcggaaccaaccatgtcttactagcttgtcaagaaggaggttaaataacgctccaaactcaagcaaaattttggcgaggaaaaactgtcatgtccattttcaaaggggtcccttgacctctgacctccagatgtgtgaatgtaaatgggttctatgggtacccacgagtctcccctttacagacatgcccactttatgatcatcacatgcagtttggggcaagtcatagtcaagtcagcacactgacacactgacagctgttgttgcctgttgggctgcagtttgccatgttatgattggagcatattgttttatgctaaatgcagaacctgtgagggtttctggatcaatatctgtcattgttttgtgttgttcattgatttccagtaataaatatatacatacatttgcataaagcagcgtatttgcccactcccatgttgataagaggattaaatacttgacaaatctccttttaagcgtgattaatcccgattaactatcgaattaatattttaatggattgacagccctagaatttACTCAATTAACTACTTTAATACAAGATCAAGTTAAATATAATTTACAGTAAGTCTGTCCATGAGAGACAGAGTTGTACCCGGTTCGTTTTCTTAATAATCTTAATTATAATTTGACCCTTTGGCGGTAGTGTCCTAGTAATAGtgcattcatgccaataaagcatataagaaaaaaaagagagaacgTTCCCATCTTGCAGCTGTTAAAGGacaacaacattaaaaagcctttatagACTTTATAGGTTACATGATTATAAATAAGACCAAAACATATATTCATGGTAATATGCTAACAAGCTCTTAGTTTATCTGTTAACTAACATAAACTACCTTCTTCTGGCCGACATTACACTTCCATCAGTATTGTTATTACAGTGATGCCGACTGGATGCATATAAatgtcatttgttttaatttacagtGGCTTCATTATGCTGTTTTTCTTCTGGTGGTTAACTGTGTGGTTTTGGAAGGAAACTCTtcaaacagagagaagagactGTACGTGTGAGCGTCAGGTGTGTTGaggcaaaagaaaacacacttttcaaacatcatcatcaggtTGGGAAACTCctaaagaaaaggaaaatacaGACTGAATCTGTAGGACGTGTGAGGTACCATGAACATATATTGAAATAACAGACAGATATATTATCTTCTCACTACTGATTTATGATTTACAATGTGATTATGTGAGATTGAAACTGAGCTTCTAAGCGATCTAAAGATTTTTCCTCtgtgaataaatgaaaataatgtaattaaaatgCTCCATGTTTTAAACCTCAGTGAGCTGTTTGTCTGCAGTAACTCCTCCCGCCACTAGATGGAGCCGCTCCACCTGATtagacatcaacaacaacatgcaGCTCCTTCTGGATGTGGAGCGATGAGGCCCAAAACAGCAGTTTAAAGTCACTTCACTGACCGAAAGGAGGGAAGAGTTCAACAAAATCATGAAGAAAAATGCATTATTTATGTTAATATGATCTTTTCATTATCTTTGTGACTTACGTTTTAACCATACCAATTAAGAATTTGACCCAATATCCTTAAAGTCCCTGGTAAACGACAGGTGTTTTAGAGGTTGATGTCCTCTTTAACAACATTAGTACAACATGCGTCAGACAGGATACCTACAGTGTTAGCGGAGCGTCCCGGGCCGCGCTGAGCAACGATCGCCCCTGAGATGGCCTTAATCCAGCTGTGCATGTCCTCTGGACTGTCAgcctgacacacagagagagagagagagagagagagagagagagagagagagagagagagagagagagagagaggggtgattttaatgtacattttctcCTTGTTTCAttgtttgtcatgtttttcaAGGTTACATCTGAACTAGGATGCTAAAGCAACATCatattctcatcccaactcgtcacataccgccactTTGTCACTCCGCTGgtcgtcactttaggattaggcaactaAACCACTATAGTaaagaaagaactacatggttgggcttaaagctGCTACgtatttacagtgaaaatgacgctgaacgctgtgaacacgggacacgaacagcggtctcctggtttcGCCTTGTGTtggttggacccatccacctcccctccctcccacccgCACTatctcggagcgtttactgttgccgtggatgagtttacattgtaggagcgcccggtgcgtttcataccggcgctgaAGGGTGCCGAACCGaatgccgacggccgtgacaaagcctctgtatCTCACACCCTGGGAATGAATTTTTGTTGTCGAGACATTTCATACAAAACTACACGTCAGCCTGCCGGTGTCGCTGGAGGAGAAGTTCACCAAAGAGATCAGGATTTGCCATGAAAGCTTGTCTGATAATCCATCCACTAGTTGTTGAAGTATTTCAGTCTGAGAACTAAACtcggaggacagacagacagacagactgactgacattACCATCCCCAGAGCCACGTCGCTAGCATGACTACAAACACAAGATTTGAAACACAAATTAAAGCAAATTACTCAACATTCAAAGTAAGCAAAGCTTTTGTCTCAACCCTCTCCAGATGTGTTACCTGTATGTAGAAGGTTCTGGAGCTGGTGACCATTTCAAACAGGTTGTCCCTCATCATCGGCTCCCTGCACAGAACAGCACAGAACAGAACAGggacaaagcagcagcagttattaatgataacatatactgtatatgatacaTGTTCACCTGGTAACCAGAACGCTCACTGACCTCTGTTTGCACTCTTGAACTTTGTGAATCTCCTTCAGCGGGATGACTCTCAGCGCCTCCCTCTCCTGCTAGGCCCAAGAGAGGAAACAATAACACACAAACCTCAGAACAGCAAAAACAGGTGTGGTGAAGGCGGTCAGCTGTGTTCACACCCAAacataaagggatagttcggattTTTGTGAagcagtagatggcggtcggcacgccctcagtttggagaaacagaaaagcaatgtactgctgtggacgggggcagcagcaagacggattttagacacctaaaaagatcaagtgtacgctatatttagaatattttcaccgctttacctcgctgtcagacagccctttctgacaggatctatgctctcttcaaagccaccagactccatagacaaaaacagtaattttacctcgcagaacacagaagagtcgctggtctaccgctgcctccatcagtttgtttgtgttattgtatgactttttaagggttagttcggattcaccaaggTCACACAATAACCCAAACAAACTGaccgatggaggcagcggtagaccagcgactcttctgtgttctgtgagttaaaatgactgtttttgtcaatggagtctggtggctttgaagagaacgtagataacagcttcagttcctcatgggaaagggctgtttgaccgccatctactgattacatattttaatggattgacagttCTACTCAGAACATAAACCTAGTGTTGTTAAATCATCTAAGAGACTTCTGTGTTTCTAAAGAAGAGAAGTTTACAGAGGGGGTGGGGAGAAATACCTGAAACCAGCAGCAACTCAcacctctgttctctctgtctccttgtACAAGTACacataagataaaataagataagataagataagatattcctttattagtcccacagtggggaaatttgcaagaATGTAGTTTTGTCTCTGACAATGATTCACAATGCTTTTGATTCAAGAAGTGCCGTCATTACGTCACTCTACACGCGTGACTGTTTAATACCTACAATGGAAAAGAAACAGGCACTGGGTGTGTCCGTGTGTTTGCACAGACAGCCTGCGGTTAGGACTCGCTAATCTGTCCACACGTGGATCATATGAGGAGGTATTCAGAACACATGCCGCTGCGTGTAGAGACACACAACTAACTGAGGGCTTAAGTGTAATGTAAGCCAACAGTCAGCGTGCTTACACACACTTTAAGTGCCCTGGTTACAGTCAGCTCTCTGCTGGAACatgattttgttttaaaggATCCGTTCACTCAAATAACTAAAAGAAGGTATTTTCTCACCAGGTCAGATTTGTAGTAGCTGACAGCGTTTTCTTCCAGAATGAAGTACCTCCTCTTCCAATTCTTCatctgaggaagaggagcagagcagaTCAACATCGGTGTATTTGAGAGTTTAGCCCTCCAAGTTTCAACAAAATGAATTAACTTTGTTTAAAactgacaaaaacacatcaagtACACCAGAAACATGTTTAAAGTCCTGGTCATGTCCTGGTCTCTGCGATATCAGTTACACCCGACAGATGTAAAgagttggacaaaacaaacaacatcctGATGATTTAGCTGTTTATAGTCAGTTTGTTGTGAGGGTGGCGCTAGAGGACAGGACATTAAGGGTCATTAAATCaaaagggttcatcctctgaggGGCAGGAACGCACTCAGTACATATCATGATAATCGGGTTATAAGATTTTCTTATTTCTTGTGTAGTAAGTTGACACTTTATCCTAACGATGGGGCTAGAGGAGAGGTCAAGTCACCACCGTTACAACATATAACATTAGGAACCATCCTCTGGAGAGCATTAATATCAATACTGA
The genomic region above belongs to Sebastes fasciatus isolate fSebFas1 chromosome 20, fSebFas1.pri, whole genome shotgun sequence and contains:
- the plekha1b gene encoding pleckstrin homology domain-containing family A member 1 isoform X1; translation: MPYVDRQNRICGFLDIEENESSGRFLRRYFILDTQQGNLLWYMDNPQNLPKGAEKVGSLKLTYISKVSDATKLRPKAEFCFVMNAGMRKFYLQANDQQDLVEWISVLNNATKITVPKPGEGQTTAHSETPQEVLGAMKQVSYKTEIIGGVPIITTTQEQGEGQNEAERGGLKRGQNQLPYFLSRGVQDQAIKAGYCVKQGALMKNWKRRYFILEENAVSYYKSDLQEREALRVIPLKEIHKVQECKQREPMMRDNLFEMVTSSRTFYIQADSPEDMHSWIKAISGAIVAQRGPGRSANTERSDNSSPSPTSSSTFYYPVEEELHYPQSSSGAPSAGPQLHTGHAPPGQLPGSAPVEAERRPDRDGAPAFGALPPVAAGDGAVVEVTEENGSPWKRRSEMARLGFVGSGGGEELNSRTTEKSDLQMTLI
- the plekha1b gene encoding pleckstrin homology domain-containing family A member 1 isoform X2, whose protein sequence is MPYVDRQNRICGFLDIEENESSGRFLRRYFILDTQQGNLLWYMDNPQNLPKGAEKVGSLKLTYISKVSDATKLRPKAEFCFVMNAGMRKFYLQANDQQDLVEWISVLNNATKITVPKPGEGQTTAHSETPQEVLGAMKQVSYKTEIIGGVPIITTTQEQGEGQNEAERGGLKRGQNQLPYFLSRGVQDQAIKAGYCVKQGALMKNWKRRYFILEENAVSYYKSDLEREALRVIPLKEIHKVQECKQREPMMRDNLFEMVTSSRTFYIQADSPEDMHSWIKAISGAIVAQRGPGRSANTERSDNSSPSPTSSSTFYYPVEEELHYPQSSSGAPSAGPQLHTGHAPPGQLPGSAPVEAERRPDRDGAPAFGALPPVAAGDGAVVEVTEENGSPWKRRSEMARLGFVGSGGGEELNSRTTEKSDLQMTLI
- the plekha1b gene encoding pleckstrin homology domain-containing family A member 1 isoform X3; protein product: MPYVDRQNRICGFLDIEENESSGRFLRRYFILDTQQGNLLWYMDNPQNLPKGAEKVGSLKLTYISKVSDATKLRPKAEFCFVMNAGMRKFYLQANDQQDLVEWISVLNNATKITVPKPGEGQTTAHSETPQEVLGAMKQVSYKTEIIGGVPIITTTQEQGEGQNEAERGGLKRGQNQLPYFLSRGVQDQAIKAGYCVKQGALMKNWKRRYFILEENAVSYYKSDLQEREALRVIPLKEIHKVQECKQREPMMRDNLFEMVTSSRTFYIQADSPEDMHSWIKAISGAIVAQRGPGRSANTIRQARRLSSPCIQRYTPFCSGECSTNAVTTLLPPQHLPPPSTTPSKRNYTTHNPPPAPPQRALSFTLDTHHQDNFLGLLPWRLSGVQTVMVPLPSARSRLSLQETVRSSK
- the plekha1b gene encoding pleckstrin homology domain-containing family A member 1 isoform X4, giving the protein MPYVDRQNRICGFLDIEENESSGRFLRRYFILDTQQGNLLWYMDNPQNLPKGAEKVGSLKLTYISKVSDATKLRPKAEFCFVMNAGMRKFYLQANDQQDLVEWISVLNNATKITVPKPGEGQTTAHSETPQEVLGAMKQVSYKTEIIGGVPIITTTQEQGEGQNEAERGGLKRGQNQLPYFLSRGVQDQAIKAGYCVKQGALMKNWKRRYFILEENAVSYYKSDLEREALRVIPLKEIHKVQECKQREPMMRDNLFEMVTSSRTFYIQADSPEDMHSWIKAISGAIVAQRGPGRSANTIRQARRLSSPCIQRYTPFCSGECSTNAVTTLLPPQHLPPPSTTPSKRNYTTHNPPPAPPQRALSFTLDTHHQDNFLGLLPWRLSGVQTVMVPLPSARSRLSLQETVRSSK